From the genome of Ectobacillus sp. JY-23, one region includes:
- the brxC gene encoding BREX system P-loop protein BrxC, producing MLQDAFTIEELFKKKIDREINGVVQAGQRDEKVILDELEEYVMTKEISENMAYFFKNYAYSFDNQTTKMGVWISGFFGSGKSHFLKILSYLLNNETVFGKRAVDFFKDKTDDQELLTIMQRSASYNSQAILFNVDSKSAGGKKEKATIVEVFLKVFNEYLGYSSTPWIANLERQLTEEGVYTQFVERFEEIDNTKWVDSRARVLFKKKSFIEALVQLGYTKDTAEAVLAASNKNYEMSSDDFAKLVAQYVAAQGDNYRLTFLVDEIGQYIGDDTDLMLNLQTITEDLGNHCQGKVWVIVTSQEQIDAVTKVKGTENFSKIQGRFATKIHLTSSNTDEVIKRRLLEKTAATTDRLQIDFDQIGQSLNNTLTFEKDKSVLQNGFKDANEYAAIYPFVPYQVELLQRVFNKVRRQGEAGAHLSQGERSLLNAFQEVAIQLKDEDTNQLARFSQFYETVKRFLSTSVSSTISEAAKREGITGFDVEVLKVLFMIKSIDEIKATLENITTLLVDSVDCIKNDLEKRVVQSLIRLRQKMLIAENADRTFVFLSDDEQEINREIQSENVNDANVTDALGRFFYEDIIQMRSYRYQKTHDFEFNKAFDTYNRGGKTNALTLQVYTGDVSEEQARADANSGTMIMYIPEQYAGKFFEPMQYAQKIQSFANKKISTSLTDKQKRIVDEKRQQISEFEKKAKEALEEAAANAKYFIQGQDYEFKGALENQLQGAFEVLVRNTYSYLSYIDEPVLVKNAENTIKEWATNGLSGRLDGTFANHLAYETIVRFLEESRGRQVVTLKTLVEKFKDVPYGWSENDIAGMVAAAVYYKKIKLSYLSEAFDVEHPQFIGRITKTSEREKVVLEAQIGIPARVRKDVVEAMRELFNFYDIGETYDEVAKSIREQIQKHFIEPIEDMQRVKQRENTQYPYPGGIKLSKIKNSILELMGISKQENFVEEFIELDKDLEEWLEDVQHLNSFYNGHALRHFDESVKVLAERRDDLDVAKHDADVQKVKQSIIAILTNDNPFKQIPNLPLLNEQLKTGLSNFVKREIGVQLEQMEEIQRDMQALQERYQNIDTIKTVVAQKLEELQKRIAQMQDLESISRVYTYTQMANNDYRRLEDQVRELYDAYVTDNGGDDEQVVEMNLSQLLNVALPTGQFEIKTEQDLTQWMEKLANQVRQELNRGNSVIIKK from the coding sequence ATGTTACAAGATGCTTTTACAATCGAAGAGCTGTTTAAAAAGAAAATTGATCGCGAAATCAACGGCGTGGTACAAGCGGGGCAACGCGATGAGAAAGTCATTTTAGATGAGCTTGAAGAGTACGTTATGACAAAAGAAATTAGCGAAAACATGGCGTATTTCTTTAAAAACTATGCGTACAGCTTTGATAATCAAACTACTAAGATGGGTGTATGGATTTCTGGTTTCTTCGGATCAGGTAAATCTCACTTCCTAAAAATCTTGTCTTACTTATTAAACAACGAAACAGTTTTCGGAAAGCGTGCTGTGGACTTTTTCAAGGATAAAACGGATGATCAAGAGCTCCTTACAATTATGCAACGCTCCGCAAGTTATAACAGCCAGGCTATCTTGTTCAACGTCGACTCTAAGTCGGCTGGCGGCAAAAAAGAGAAAGCAACTATTGTAGAAGTGTTCCTAAAGGTATTCAATGAGTACTTGGGCTATTCTTCTACACCATGGATTGCTAACTTAGAAAGACAGTTAACAGAAGAAGGCGTATATACACAGTTTGTGGAGCGTTTTGAAGAGATAGACAATACGAAATGGGTTGACAGTCGTGCTCGCGTATTGTTTAAAAAGAAATCATTTATAGAAGCTTTGGTGCAACTTGGCTATACGAAGGATACTGCAGAAGCTGTTTTGGCGGCGTCTAATAAAAACTATGAAATGAGCTCGGATGATTTTGCGAAATTGGTTGCTCAATACGTTGCAGCACAAGGAGACAACTATCGTTTAACATTCTTGGTCGATGAAATTGGTCAGTATATCGGTGATGATACAGATTTGATGTTGAACCTGCAAACTATCACCGAAGACCTAGGAAACCATTGTCAGGGAAAAGTATGGGTCATCGTTACATCGCAGGAGCAAATTGATGCCGTAACAAAGGTAAAGGGAACAGAAAACTTCTCCAAAATTCAAGGACGCTTTGCGACAAAGATTCACTTGACAAGTTCCAACACGGATGAAGTTATTAAGCGACGCCTATTGGAAAAAACGGCTGCCACTACAGATCGCCTGCAAATTGATTTCGATCAAATTGGTCAAAGCTTAAACAACACATTAACGTTTGAAAAAGATAAAAGTGTTCTGCAAAACGGCTTTAAAGATGCGAATGAATATGCGGCTATTTATCCGTTCGTACCGTATCAAGTTGAATTATTGCAGCGTGTATTCAACAAGGTACGTCGTCAAGGAGAAGCCGGTGCGCACTTATCGCAAGGTGAGCGCTCACTATTGAATGCCTTCCAGGAAGTTGCGATTCAATTAAAGGATGAAGATACAAATCAATTAGCACGATTCTCCCAGTTCTATGAAACAGTGAAACGCTTCCTTAGCACATCTGTTTCATCAACAATCAGTGAAGCGGCTAAACGTGAGGGTATCACAGGATTTGACGTGGAAGTGCTAAAAGTACTTTTCATGATTAAGAGCATTGACGAAATTAAAGCAACCTTAGAGAACATTACAACATTATTAGTAGATAGCGTAGACTGTATCAAAAATGACTTGGAAAAAAGAGTAGTTCAATCGTTGATTCGTTTGCGCCAAAAAATGTTAATCGCAGAAAACGCGGATCGTACGTTTGTATTTTTAAGTGACGACGAGCAAGAAATCAACCGTGAAATTCAAAGTGAAAATGTCAACGATGCAAATGTTACTGATGCACTAGGTCGTTTCTTTTATGAAGACATTATCCAAATGCGCTCTTACCGTTACCAAAAAACACATGACTTTGAATTTAATAAAGCGTTTGACACTTATAATCGTGGCGGAAAAACAAACGCCTTGACGCTACAGGTGTACACAGGTGACGTATCAGAAGAACAAGCGCGTGCCGATGCGAACTCCGGCACGATGATTATGTACATTCCGGAGCAGTATGCAGGTAAATTTTTTGAACCGATGCAGTATGCCCAAAAAATTCAGTCCTTCGCCAACAAAAAAATCTCCACAAGCTTAACAGATAAGCAAAAGAGAATTGTGGACGAAAAGCGCCAGCAAATCAGTGAGTTTGAGAAGAAAGCGAAGGAAGCGCTAGAAGAAGCGGCTGCAAATGCGAAGTACTTTATTCAAGGACAAGACTATGAGTTTAAAGGTGCACTAGAAAACCAACTACAAGGTGCATTTGAGGTATTGGTGCGAAATACGTACAGCTATTTAAGCTATATTGATGAGCCTGTGCTGGTGAAGAATGCGGAAAATACGATAAAAGAATGGGCTACAAACGGTTTATCAGGTAGATTAGATGGCACGTTTGCCAATCATCTGGCATATGAAACAATCGTACGCTTTTTGGAAGAGAGTCGCGGTCGACAAGTTGTCACTCTAAAGACGCTAGTTGAAAAGTTTAAAGACGTACCGTACGGGTGGAGTGAAAACGACATTGCGGGTATGGTAGCGGCTGCGGTGTATTATAAAAAAATTAAGCTCTCTTATTTAAGCGAAGCGTTTGATGTAGAACATCCGCAATTTATCGGTCGTATTACAAAAACGTCCGAGAGAGAAAAGGTTGTGCTAGAAGCGCAAATTGGTATTCCTGCGCGTGTGCGTAAAGATGTAGTAGAAGCAATGCGAGAGTTGTTCAACTTCTATGATATTGGTGAAACGTACGATGAAGTAGCCAAATCCATTCGTGAACAAATCCAAAAGCACTTCATTGAGCCGATTGAAGACATGCAGCGTGTGAAGCAGCGTGAAAATACGCAATATCCATACCCGGGCGGCATCAAGCTTTCTAAAATTAAAAACAGTATCTTGGAGCTAATGGGTATCAGCAAACAAGAGAACTTCGTAGAGGAATTTATCGAGCTTGATAAAGACCTAGAAGAATGGTTGGAAGACGTACAGCACTTGAACTCTTTCTATAATGGTCATGCGCTTCGTCATTTTGATGAAAGTGTGAAAGTGTTGGCAGAGCGTCGTGATGATCTAGATGTGGCAAAGCATGATGCCGACGTACAAAAGGTGAAACAAAGTATCATAGCGATTCTCACAAACGATAATCCATTCAAGCAAATTCCAAACTTACCACTGTTGAATGAACAGCTTAAAACAGGTTTATCCAACTTTGTGAAAAGAGAAATAGGGGTACAGTTAGAGCAAATGGAAGAGATTCAGCGCGACATGCAAGCACTGCAAGAACGTTATCAAAACATCGATACAATCAAAACAGTTGTAGCGCAAAAGCTAGAGGAATTGCAAAAACGCATCGCGCAAATGCAGGACTTAGAAAGTATTTCCCGTGTATACACGTATACACAAATGGCAAACAATGACTACCGCCGTTTGGAGGACCAAGTACGCGAGTTGTATGATGCATATGTTACTGATAATGGTGGAGACGATGAACAAGTTGTGGAAATGAACCTTTCACAGCTCTTGAACGTTGCCTTACCGACAGGTCAATTTGAAATCAAAACAGAACAAGACTTAACACAGTGGATGGAAAAGTTGGCAAATCAAGTAAGACAAGAACTGAATCGTGGCAATTCCGTTATCATTAAGAAATAA